One region of Tachysurus fulvidraco isolate hzauxx_2018 chromosome 9, HZAU_PFXX_2.0, whole genome shotgun sequence genomic DNA includes:
- the ddx31 gene encoding probable ATP-dependent RNA helicase DDX31 isoform X1, giving the protein MAEETLMLNISKQEAPDCKHNYNKHSAGQKWAAKKAANGKRKASFGNQDYGSAKQQKLTAQMNTKYEDQAESKFLSNPKPSPKKGHEEHKGHDRPFIKTSSLFRNNPEIPDVLSPAVTQVKEKVFTSNSFQEVDLHPHLIATLNKVLNISSMTSVQKQTIPVLMAGKDAVVRSQTGSGKTLAYGIPVVQSLQAVQPKIKRSDGPLALVIVPTRELAQQSFQIFQKLLKPFTWIVPGVLMGGEKRKAEKARLRKGINVLISTPGRLVDHIKNTLSIAFSAVRWLILDEADRTLDLGFEKDLTVILNALNAGGSARQTVLLSATLTEGLSRLTSISMNDPVYIQVSDVTDKSVDTSEPLLSSQSPPSQQADSYAVPDKLQQYMVVVPSKLRLVCLAAFILARCKFERDQKLIVFISSCEAVEFLITLLSSVLCGKSSTANKQPESINFHRLHGNMEQEERTEVFQEFSQSKTGVLLCTDVAARGLDLPQVTWILQFNPPSSAAEYVHRVGRTARIGARGNSLLFLTPSETAYMNVLANHNISLHEMKNEDILSTLLKDERFRGRGNWDKKKSVGAREQDVRERATVLQTDFENYVHASPESVQAAKKALQSFVRAYTAYPSALKHIFHIRHLHLGHAAKSFGLRDAPQSLSSAIADSTAKGKSKKQAKGKDKKRPTNKLTARERVASLIRSEYTSGIDGESKSKKKRKKKKANAEDELTEG; this is encoded by the exons ATGGCTGAAGAGACGCTGATGCTCAACATCTCTAAGCAGGAAGCTCCTGACTGTAAACACAACTACAACAAGCACTCAGCAGGGCAGAAATGGGCAGCA AAAAAGGCAGCGAATGGAAAAAGGAAGGCTTCATTCGGAAATCAAGACTATGGCTCTGCTAAGCAACAGAAGCTAACTGCCCAGATGAACACAAAGTATGAGGACCAGGCAGAGTCTAAGTTCCTCTCAAATCCAAAACCTTCACCAAAGAAAGGACACGAGGAACACAAGGGACACGATAGACCTTTTATTAAAACCTCATCTCTCTTCCGTAACAACCCTGAGATCCCAGATGTGCTCAG TCCTGCTGTGACTCAGGTGAAGGAGAAGGTCTTCACTAGCAACTCGTTTCAAGAAGTAGACCTGCATCCTCACTTA ATAGCGACTCTTAACAAAGTGTTAAACATAAGCAGTATGACCAG TGTTCAGAAGCAGACCATCCCCGTGCTCATGGCAGGAAAAGATGCTGTTGTTCGATCTCAAACTGGATCAG GGAAAACGCTGGCGTATGGGATTCCTGTGGTCCAGTCTCTGCAGGCAGTGCAGCCAAAAATCAAG AGATCAGACGGGCCACTGGCACTTGTAATCGTGCCTACAAGAGAA TTGGCACAGCAGAGTTTTCAAATCTTCCAGAAGCttctgaag CCGTTCACCTGGATCGTGCCTGGTGTCCTGATGggaggagaaaagaggaaagcAGAAAAAGCCAG ACTGAGGAAAGGCATAAATGTTTTGATCTCCACTCCAGGGCGACTGGTAGACCACATTAAGAACACTCTTAGCATCGCATTTAGCGCTGTACGCTGGCTTATTCTGGATGAAGCAGACAG GACTCTTGACCTGGGTTTTGAGAAGGACCTGACCGTAATACTGAACGCTCTGAATGCTGGCGGCTCCGCTAGGCAGACGGTGCTGCTTTCTGCCACACTCACTGAGG GGCTCTCCCGCTTAACCAGCATTAGCATGAACGACCCAGTGTACATCCAGGTCTCGGATGTCACTGATAAAAGCGTGGACACATCTGAACCTCTCCTGTCATCCCAATCACCACCTTCTCAGCAGGCCGACAGCTACGCGGTGCCTGACAAGCTGCAGCAGTATATGGTGGTGGTGCCTAGCAAACTGCGCCTGGTCTGTCTTGCAGCATTTATTCTGGCCAGGTGTAAG TTTGAACGAGATCAGAAGCTCATCGTCTTCATATCCAGCTGTGAGGCGGTCGAGTTCCTTATCACCCTCCTCTCCAGTGTCCTGTGTGGCAAATCCAGCACCGCAAACAAGCAGCCGGAGTCCATCAACTTTCATCGACTCCATGGCAACATGGAGCAAGAG GAGCGGACAGAGGTGTTTCAGGAGTTCTCCCAGAGTAAGACCGGCGTCCTGCTGTGTACG GATGTGGCAGCGCGTGGATTGGATCTTCCTCAAGTCACATGGATATTGCAG TTTAACCCTCCGTCTTCTGCGGCGGAATACGTTCATCGCGTCGGCCGTACAGCTCGTATCGGAGCTCGGGGCAACAGCCTTCTCTTCCTCACCCCCTCAGAGACCGCCTACATGAATGTCTTGGCCAATCACAATATCAG TCTCCATGAGATGAAAAATGAAGACATCTTGTCGACTCTGTTGAAGGACGAGCGTTTCAGAGGCAGAGGGAATTGGGACAAAAAG AAGTCAGTCGGTGCTCGTGAACAGGATGTGCGTGAGAGAGCTACAGTTTTACAGACAGACTTCGAGAACTATGTCCACGCCAGTCCCGAATCGGTACAGGCTGCTAAGAAAG CCCTGCAGTCGTTTGTGAGGGCGTATACGGCATACCCCTCCGCCCTGAAACACATCTTCCACATCCGTCACCTCCACCTGGGTCACGCCGCCAAGAGCTTCGGCCTGCGAGACGCACCACAGAGCCTGTCGTCTGCCATCGCAGACTCCACAGCTAAAGGGAAATCCAAGAAACAAGCCAAAGGAAAGGATAAGAAGAG gccCACTAATAAGCTCACAGCCAGAGAGCGAGTGGCCAGCCTGATCCGCTCAGAGTACACCAGCGGGATAGATGGAGAGTCCAAGTccaaaaagaagagaaagaagaagaaagcaaaTGCAGAAGATGAGCTGACAGAAgggtga
- the barhl1a gene encoding barH-like homeobox 1a yields MEVPTNGSSFGIDSLLSHRPTSPRVSTAGALTGDCRSPASSPRSEMDSDCSSPPSPRRESEPGSPLVMSQPRTVTSSFLIRDILADCRPLAACAPYSNSGDSVRETEDYTDRLHSNSSSDCEYRAKDEPEREISSSRESPSSRLKKPRKARTAFTDHQLAQLERSFERQKYLSVQDRMELAASLNLTDTQVKTWYQNRRTKWKRQTAVGLELLAEAGNYSALQRMFPSPYFYPQSIVSSLDPGAGLYFYRGPTAAPPALQRPLVPRVLLQGGAEPQLSPHLSTHMSPLTAALPRPTPQR; encoded by the exons ATGGAAGTGCCAACAAACGGCTCAAGTTTTGGGATCGACTCTTTGCTCTCGCACAGACCTACGAGTCCTCGCGTCTCCACAGCAGGCGCTTTAACGGGAGATTGTCGCTCTCCGGCCTCCAGCCCGCGTTCGGAGATGGACAGTGACTGCTCGTCTCCGCCGTCCCCGAGGCGAGAATCTGAGCCCGGGTCTCCGTTAGTAATGTCTCAACCAAGGACAGTGACCTCCTCGTTTTTAATCCGGGACATTCTGGCGGACTGCAGGCCGCTCGCCGCGTGCGCACCGTACAGCAACAGCGGAGACTCAGTGCGCGAGACCGAGGACTACACTGACAGACTGCACAGCAACTCATCATCGGATTGTGAATATCGGG ccAAAGATGAACCAGAAAGGGAAATCTCCAGCAGCAGAGAGAGTCCGTCCTCACGGCTGAAGAAACCCCGCAAAGCACGCACAGCATTCACCGACCACCAACTCGCGCAGCTCGAGCGCAGCTTTGAGCGCCAGAAATACCTGAGTGTTCAGGACCGGATGGAGCTCGCGGCCTCTCTCAACCTCACCGACACGCAGGTCAAGACCTGGTACCAGAACCGCAG GACAAAGTGGAAGCGACAGACGGCAGTTGGTTTGGAGCTCCTTGCCGAAGCAGGAAACTACTCTGCTCTTCAGAGAATGTTCCCGTCGCCGTATTTTTATCCACAGAGCATAGTGTCCAGTTTGGACCCGGGAGCAGGACTGTATTTTTACAGAGGACCCACTGCGGCACCTCCAGCGCTACAGAGGCCGCTCGTACCTAGAGTTCTGCTGCAGGGTGGAGCTGAGCCCCAGCTGTCCCCGCATCTGTCCACGCACATGTCCCCACTCACTGCTGCGTTACCGAGACCCACACCACAGCGGTGA
- the ddx31 gene encoding probable ATP-dependent RNA helicase DDX31 isoform X2, translating into MAEETLMLNISKQEAPDCKHNYNKHSAGQKWAAKKAANGKRKASFGNQDYGSAKQQKLTAQMNTKYEDQAESKFLSNPKPSPKKGHEEHKGHDRPFIKTSSLFRNNPEIPDVLSPAVTQVKEKVFTSNSFQEVDLHPHLIATLNKVLNISSMTSVQKQTIPVLMAGKDAVVRSQTGSGKTLAYGIPVVQSLQAVQPKIKRSDGPLALVIVPTRELAQQSFQIFQKLLKPFTWIVPGVLMGGEKRKAEKARLRKGINVLISTPGRLVDHIKNTLSIAFSAVRWLILDEADRTLDLGFEKDLTVILNALNAGGSARQTVLLSATLTEGLSRLTSISMNDPVYIQVSDVTDKSVDTSEPLLSSQSPPSQQADSYAVPDKLQQYMVVVPSKLRLVCLAAFILARCKFERDQKLIVFISSCEAVEFLITLLSSVLCGKSSTANKQPESINFHRLHGNMEQEERTEVFQEFSQSKTGVLLCTDVAARGLDLPQVTWILQFNPPSSAAEYVHRVGRTARIGARGNSLLFLTPSETAYMNVLANHNISLHEMKNEDILSTLLKDERFRGRGNWDKKSVGAREQDVRERATVLQTDFENYVHASPESVQAAKKALQSFVRAYTAYPSALKHIFHIRHLHLGHAAKSFGLRDAPQSLSSAIADSTAKGKSKKQAKGKDKKRPTNKLTARERVASLIRSEYTSGIDGESKSKKKRKKKKANAEDELTEG; encoded by the exons ATGGCTGAAGAGACGCTGATGCTCAACATCTCTAAGCAGGAAGCTCCTGACTGTAAACACAACTACAACAAGCACTCAGCAGGGCAGAAATGGGCAGCA AAAAAGGCAGCGAATGGAAAAAGGAAGGCTTCATTCGGAAATCAAGACTATGGCTCTGCTAAGCAACAGAAGCTAACTGCCCAGATGAACACAAAGTATGAGGACCAGGCAGAGTCTAAGTTCCTCTCAAATCCAAAACCTTCACCAAAGAAAGGACACGAGGAACACAAGGGACACGATAGACCTTTTATTAAAACCTCATCTCTCTTCCGTAACAACCCTGAGATCCCAGATGTGCTCAG TCCTGCTGTGACTCAGGTGAAGGAGAAGGTCTTCACTAGCAACTCGTTTCAAGAAGTAGACCTGCATCCTCACTTA ATAGCGACTCTTAACAAAGTGTTAAACATAAGCAGTATGACCAG TGTTCAGAAGCAGACCATCCCCGTGCTCATGGCAGGAAAAGATGCTGTTGTTCGATCTCAAACTGGATCAG GGAAAACGCTGGCGTATGGGATTCCTGTGGTCCAGTCTCTGCAGGCAGTGCAGCCAAAAATCAAG AGATCAGACGGGCCACTGGCACTTGTAATCGTGCCTACAAGAGAA TTGGCACAGCAGAGTTTTCAAATCTTCCAGAAGCttctgaag CCGTTCACCTGGATCGTGCCTGGTGTCCTGATGggaggagaaaagaggaaagcAGAAAAAGCCAG ACTGAGGAAAGGCATAAATGTTTTGATCTCCACTCCAGGGCGACTGGTAGACCACATTAAGAACACTCTTAGCATCGCATTTAGCGCTGTACGCTGGCTTATTCTGGATGAAGCAGACAG GACTCTTGACCTGGGTTTTGAGAAGGACCTGACCGTAATACTGAACGCTCTGAATGCTGGCGGCTCCGCTAGGCAGACGGTGCTGCTTTCTGCCACACTCACTGAGG GGCTCTCCCGCTTAACCAGCATTAGCATGAACGACCCAGTGTACATCCAGGTCTCGGATGTCACTGATAAAAGCGTGGACACATCTGAACCTCTCCTGTCATCCCAATCACCACCTTCTCAGCAGGCCGACAGCTACGCGGTGCCTGACAAGCTGCAGCAGTATATGGTGGTGGTGCCTAGCAAACTGCGCCTGGTCTGTCTTGCAGCATTTATTCTGGCCAGGTGTAAG TTTGAACGAGATCAGAAGCTCATCGTCTTCATATCCAGCTGTGAGGCGGTCGAGTTCCTTATCACCCTCCTCTCCAGTGTCCTGTGTGGCAAATCCAGCACCGCAAACAAGCAGCCGGAGTCCATCAACTTTCATCGACTCCATGGCAACATGGAGCAAGAG GAGCGGACAGAGGTGTTTCAGGAGTTCTCCCAGAGTAAGACCGGCGTCCTGCTGTGTACG GATGTGGCAGCGCGTGGATTGGATCTTCCTCAAGTCACATGGATATTGCAG TTTAACCCTCCGTCTTCTGCGGCGGAATACGTTCATCGCGTCGGCCGTACAGCTCGTATCGGAGCTCGGGGCAACAGCCTTCTCTTCCTCACCCCCTCAGAGACCGCCTACATGAATGTCTTGGCCAATCACAATATCAG TCTCCATGAGATGAAAAATGAAGACATCTTGTCGACTCTGTTGAAGGACGAGCGTTTCAGAGGCAGAGGGAATTGGGACAAAAAG TCAGTCGGTGCTCGTGAACAGGATGTGCGTGAGAGAGCTACAGTTTTACAGACAGACTTCGAGAACTATGTCCACGCCAGTCCCGAATCGGTACAGGCTGCTAAGAAAG CCCTGCAGTCGTTTGTGAGGGCGTATACGGCATACCCCTCCGCCCTGAAACACATCTTCCACATCCGTCACCTCCACCTGGGTCACGCCGCCAAGAGCTTCGGCCTGCGAGACGCACCACAGAGCCTGTCGTCTGCCATCGCAGACTCCACAGCTAAAGGGAAATCCAAGAAACAAGCCAAAGGAAAGGATAAGAAGAG gccCACTAATAAGCTCACAGCCAGAGAGCGAGTGGCCAGCCTGATCCGCTCAGAGTACACCAGCGGGATAGATGGAGAGTCCAAGTccaaaaagaagagaaagaagaagaaagcaaaTGCAGAAGATGAGCTGACAGAAgggtga